In the Verrucomicrobiia bacterium genome, one interval contains:
- a CDS encoding lamin tail domain-containing protein yields the protein DVYKRQAFTNWAGAQVLWQWLGLRPGSPARGKGATGRWGVTVAGAPAGGTPERGATLRGGFNVTGNGMPAGAYPAGAGYTHYRWRLDGGPWSAETPIGTPIVLSGLPDGQHVVEVAGKNDVGWYQDDPVFGEDAVVTRVTWVVDGRSSPVRLSEVLAANRNVTNHFGTTPDAVELYNASDAEIRLDGLRLTDDPTVPDKFTFPANTILGPRQYLVLWANEPDGTPGYHLGFNLSQTGEGVYLYHAVAYGGELLDKVEFGLQLTDYSIARFEDGQWRLAQPTLGGPNVGAPTGDIFALRLNEWLALARTPYECDFVEIFNPQPLPVPLGGLYLSDEMVSWRNRHALPPLSFIAGGGYQLLLADGNEQAGADHLSFRLEDTHGGLGLYAPDLTPIDIVVYDRQNPNASMGRSPNGSTNVVIFATPTPGAPNPTVGTAAPFGGALVINEVLAQNTLTVVDGRTPDWLELYNGSTNTADLSDCSLTDNAANPRKYVFAPGTTLPPGGYLRLYCDSVLPVSTNNTGFGLSVNGGGVYLYDKPANGGGLISAVNYGWQVANLSIGRVPNGSTNWGLCLPTPAAGNMAVASLGDPALVRINEWMANPKNGDDWFELYNPSFQPVALGGYFLTDTLGNPLKHPIPPLSFIGSGTNGFVRLIADSNPGAGPDHVNFSLRAAGEALGLFTPAGSPVDTVEFGAQDEGVSEGRLPDGAAAIRRFPNTATPGEANYALMSHIVINEALTHTDPPLEDAIEILNLGTQAVDLAGWWLSDDPSFPQKYQITGPAVLPPGGFLVVYEQQFTNRDLAAVPFALSSRGDEIVLAEAVNNQLTGYRAQVRFGAAATGVSFGRYVNSVGEAHFVALSARTFGVDDPATVEQFRQGRGAPNAPPLVGPVVISEIMYHPPDLGTNDNVLHEYLELQNITTAPVALFDPAYPTNTWRLRDAVDFEFPPNTTLMPGEVILVVSFDPQADTNALAAFRAQYHLPSAATILGPYRGKLANNNDAIELERPDTPDTNGVPYILVERVRYTDQAPWPVEADGAGYALQRVDLRAYGNDPINWRADIPSPGPAAAPLDIDNDGIPNAWELAHGLDPFNPLDAQVDSDGDGLSNYQEYLAGTNPFDARSSLKLLLAPASGAPGQLRLNFEAAPDRSYRLEQATRLLPADWQVLTNISAAPTNRQFSLPVAPAAGQRYFRLRAP from the coding sequence AGATGTGTATAAGAGACAGGCCTTTACCAACTGGGCGGGGGCGCAGGTGCTGTGGCAGTGGCTGGGCCTGCGGCCGGGCAGTCCGGCCCGGGGCAAGGGGGCGACGGGCCGCTGGGGGGTGACGGTGGCGGGGGCGCCGGCGGGGGGGACGCCCGAGCGCGGGGCCACCTTGCGGGGGGGCTTCAATGTGACGGGCAACGGGATGCCCGCCGGGGCCTATCCGGCGGGGGCGGGTTACACGCATTACCGCTGGCGGCTGGACGGCGGCCCCTGGAGCGCCGAGACGCCCATTGGCACGCCCATTGTCCTGAGCGGCCTGCCGGACGGCCAGCATGTGGTGGAGGTGGCGGGCAAAAACGATGTCGGCTGGTACCAGGACGACCCGGTGTTCGGCGAAGACGCCGTCGTCACCCGCGTCACTTGGGTGGTGGATGGACGCTCCTCACCGGTGCGCCTCAGTGAGGTGCTCGCCGCCAATCGCAACGTGACCAACCACTTCGGCACCACGCCGGATGCCGTGGAGCTGTATAATGCCAGTGATGCGGAGATCCGCCTGGACGGCCTGCGGTTGACCGATGATCCCACCGTGCCCGACAAGTTCACCTTCCCGGCCAACACGATCCTCGGTCCGCGCCAGTATCTCGTGCTGTGGGCCAACGAACCGGATGGCACGCCGGGGTATCACCTGGGCTTCAACCTGAGCCAGACGGGCGAGGGCGTCTATCTCTACCATGCGGTGGCCTACGGCGGCGAGTTGTTGGACAAGGTGGAATTCGGCCTGCAATTAACCGATTATTCCATCGCCCGTTTCGAAGACGGCCAATGGCGGCTGGCCCAGCCCACCCTCGGCGGGCCCAATGTGGGCGCCCCCACGGGCGACATCTTTGCCCTGCGCCTCAATGAATGGCTGGCCCTCGCGCGCACGCCCTATGAGTGTGATTTCGTGGAAATCTTCAATCCCCAGCCGCTGCCGGTGCCCCTGGGCGGCCTCTACCTGAGCGATGAAATGGTGAGCTGGCGCAACCGGCACGCCTTGCCGCCATTGTCCTTCATTGCCGGCGGCGGTTATCAACTGCTGCTGGCCGATGGCAATGAACAGGCCGGCGCAGACCACCTGAGTTTCCGGCTGGAAGATACGCACGGCGGCCTGGGTCTGTATGCGCCCGATTTGACCCCCATTGACATCGTGGTGTACGACCGCCAAAACCCCAACGCCTCCATGGGCCGCTCGCCCAATGGCAGCACCAACGTGGTGATCTTTGCCACCCCCACCCCCGGCGCCCCCAACCCCACCGTGGGCACGGCCGCCCCCTTCGGCGGCGCGCTGGTCATCAACGAAGTCCTCGCCCAAAACACCTTGACCGTGGTGGACGGCCGCACCCCGGACTGGCTGGAACTCTACAATGGCTCCACCAACACGGCGGATTTGAGTGATTGCAGCCTCACCGATAATGCCGCCAATCCGCGAAAATATGTCTTTGCCCCCGGCACCACCCTGCCCCCGGGCGGGTATCTGCGCCTCTACTGCGACAGTGTCCTGCCCGTCTCCACCAACAACACCGGCTTCGGCCTCAGCGTGAACGGCGGCGGCGTGTATCTGTATGACAAGCCCGCCAATGGCGGCGGCCTGATCAGCGCGGTGAATTATGGCTGGCAGGTGGCCAACCTCTCCATCGGCCGCGTCCCCAACGGCAGCACCAACTGGGGGCTTTGCCTCCCCACCCCCGCCGCCGGCAACATGGCCGTCGCCTCCCTCGGCGATCCCGCCCTGGTCCGCATCAACGAATGGATGGCCAACCCCAAGAACGGTGATGACTGGTTCGAGTTGTACAACCCCAGCTTCCAGCCCGTGGCCCTCGGCGGGTACTTCCTCACCGATACCCTCGGCAACCCCCTCAAGCATCCCATCCCGCCGCTCTCCTTCATCGGCAGCGGCACCAACGGCTTCGTCCGTTTGATCGCCGACAGCAACCCCGGCGCAGGCCCAGACCACGTCAACTTCTCCCTGCGCGCCGCCGGCGAGGCCCTCGGCCTGTTCACCCCGGCCGGCAGCCCGGTGGACACCGTGGAATTTGGCGCGCAGGACGAGGGCGTTTCCGAGGGACGCCTGCCCGACGGCGCGGCGGCCATCCGCCGTTTCCCCAACACCGCCACCCCGGGCGAGGCAAACTACGCCCTCATGAGCCATATCGTGATCAACGAGGCCCTCACCCACACCGATCCGCCTCTCGAAGACGCCATCGAAATCCTCAACCTCGGCACCCAGGCGGTGGACCTCGCCGGCTGGTGGCTGAGCGATGATCCGTCCTTCCCGCAGAAATATCAGATCACCGGCCCCGCCGTCCTGCCCCCCGGCGGCTTCCTGGTGGTTTATGAGCAGCAGTTCACCAATCGCGACCTGGCCGCCGTGCCCTTCGCCCTCAGCTCACGCGGCGATGAAATCGTCCTGGCCGAGGCGGTCAACAACCAGCTCACCGGCTACCGCGCCCAGGTCAGGTTTGGCGCGGCCGCCACCGGCGTTTCCTTTGGCCGTTACGTCAACAGCGTGGGCGAAGCCCACTTTGTTGCCCTGAGCGCCCGCACCTTTGGCGTGGATGACCCCGCCACCGTCGAGCAATTCCGCCAGGGCCGCGGCGCGCCCAACGCCCCGCCGCTGGTGGGGCCGGTGGTGATCAGTGAAATCATGTATCACCCGCCGGACCTGGGCACCAATGACAACGTGCTCCATGAATACCTCGAATTGCAGAACATCACCACCGCCCCCGTGGCGCTGTTTGATCCGGCCTATCCCACCAACACCTGGCGCCTGCGCGACGCCGTGGACTTCGAATTCCCGCCCAACACCACCCTCATGCCGGGCGAGGTCATCCTCGTGGTGAGCTTCGATCCCCAGGCCGACACCAACGCCCTGGCCGCCTTCCGCGCCCAATATCATCTGCCCTCCGCCGCCACAATTCTGGGACCCTACCGCGGCAAACTGGCCAACAACAACGATGCCATTGAGCTGGAACGCCCCGATACCCCCGACACCAACGGCGTGCCCTACATCCTGGTGGAGCGCGTCCGCTACACCGACCAGGCCCCCTGGCCGGTGGAAGCCGACGGCGCCGGCTACGCCTTGCAGCGGGTTGACCTCCGCGCCTACGGCAACGATCCCATCAACTGGCGCGCCGACATCCCCAGCCCCGGCCCGGCCGCCGCCCCGCTGGACATTGACAACGACGGCATCCCCAACGCCTGGGAGCTGGCCCACGGCCTGGACCCCTTCAACCCCCTGGACGCCCAGGTGGATTCCGATGGCGACGGTTTGAGCAATTATCAGGAGTACCTGGCCGGCACCAACCCCTTTGATGCCCGCAGCTCCCTCAAGCTCCTCCTCGCCCCGGCCTCGGGCGCCCCCGGCCAGTTGCGCCTGAACTTTGAAGCGGCTCCCGACCGCAGTTACCGGCTGGAGCAGGCCACCCGCCTGCTCCCGGCCGATTGGCAGGTGCTCACCAATATCAGCGCCGCCCCCACCAACCGGCAGTTCAGCCTGCCGGTGGCCCCGGCGGCCGGCCAGCGTTATTTCCGCCTGCGCGCACCGTGA
- the tsaD gene encoding tRNA (adenosine(37)-N6)-threonylcarbamoyltransferase complex transferase subunit TsaD — translation MPTVLAIETSCDETSAAVVCEGRVCSNVVSSQMHIHAEHGGVVPELAVREHLRNLPVVVREALQRAGVTPGELELIAATRGPGLPTALMAGLKLAQGMAFALNKPLVGVHHHEAHLYSPWIGGQPPVAQWGELQPNVSLIVSGGHTLLVWVQGPLQHQVLGSTVDDAAGECFDKTAKMLGLPYPGGPLMDRLAAQGDPRAFDFPRPMLNEDHDDFSFSGLKTSVRYFLDKQPGLADDPQQLRNLCASVQAAIVETLVGKTVRAARRCRVKWVTASGGVTCNRSLRRELARACAAAGLGLRLAAPEYCADNAAMIGVLAEQKWRRAPIATDWDADISPRWDLVAGEAG, via the coding sequence ATGCCAACGGTTTTGGCCATTGAAACGTCCTGCGACGAGACGAGCGCCGCGGTGGTGTGCGAGGGGCGGGTGTGTTCCAATGTGGTTTCCTCCCAGATGCACATCCACGCCGAGCACGGCGGGGTGGTGCCGGAGCTGGCGGTGCGGGAGCATCTGCGCAACCTGCCGGTGGTGGTGCGGGAGGCGCTCCAGCGGGCGGGGGTGACGCCCGGGGAGTTGGAGCTGATCGCCGCCACGCGCGGACCGGGACTGCCCACCGCCTTGATGGCCGGCCTGAAGCTGGCGCAGGGCATGGCCTTTGCGTTGAACAAGCCGCTGGTGGGGGTGCATCATCACGAGGCGCATCTCTACTCCCCCTGGATTGGCGGCCAGCCGCCGGTGGCGCAGTGGGGGGAGCTGCAACCCAATGTCTCGCTCATTGTGAGCGGGGGACACACGCTGCTGGTGTGGGTGCAGGGGCCCCTGCAGCATCAGGTGCTGGGGAGCACGGTGGACGACGCCGCCGGGGAGTGCTTTGATAAAACGGCCAAGATGCTGGGCCTGCCCTATCCCGGCGGGCCGCTCATGGACCGGCTGGCCGCGCAGGGGGATCCGCGGGCGTTTGATTTTCCGCGCCCCATGTTGAACGAGGATCATGACGATTTCAGTTTCAGTGGATTGAAAACCTCGGTGCGGTATTTCCTGGACAAACAACCGGGGCTGGCGGATGACCCGCAGCAGTTGCGCAACCTCTGCGCGAGCGTGCAGGCGGCCATCGTCGAGACGCTGGTGGGCAAGACGGTGCGGGCGGCGCGCCGGTGCCGGGTGAAGTGGGTCACGGCCTCGGGCGGGGTGACCTGCAACCGCAGCCTGCGCCGGGAGCTGGCGCGCGCCTGCGCGGCGGCGGGGCTGGGGTTGCGGCTGGCCGCGCCGGAGTACTGCGCGGACAACGCCGCCATGATTGGCGTGCTGGCCGAGCAGAAATGGCGCCGGGCGCCGATCGCCACGGATTGGGATGCGGACATTTCCCCCCGCTGGGATTTGGTGGCCGGGGAGGCCGGTTAA
- a CDS encoding S41 family peptidase, whose amino-acid sequence MKRRIYFGVLTTLVVLNLIIGARIYFYSVAAAPQDEAYPNLKLFTTVLERVRMDYVDADKVSYQTLIRGALKGMLNTLDPHSEYLEPAKFEDLKKDTEGAFGGVGLVVTTNQGGLTVVEPMEDTPGARAGILPGDEILKIDGQSTERMGFQEAVQRLRGKPGSEVVLTIHRPSSGQVSDFKLQRAEIKIHTVKDLLNRREFVLGPDKIGYIRLLQFGEQTAADLEQALRKLESQGMQALVLDLRDNPGGLLDQAVKVAEKFLPPRALVVSTEGRNPAHRSEYRAGSRNTHPRLPMVVLVNDASASASEIVAGCLQDYQRAIIVGEQTFGKGSVQSIVQLNDGSALRLTTAKYYTPSHKVIHERGIKPDIVVPMGDQAWRDLQLLRAPGGLANLSEEEAQRVRQTRDVQLERAMDLLRGITLFTRKEATTGKTAMK is encoded by the coding sequence ATGAAGAGACGCATTTACTTTGGGGTGCTCACCACGCTGGTGGTGCTTAATTTGATCATTGGCGCCCGGATTTATTTCTATTCGGTGGCGGCGGCGCCGCAGGATGAGGCGTATCCCAACCTGAAGCTGTTCACCACGGTGCTGGAGCGGGTGCGCATGGACTATGTGGACGCGGACAAGGTGAGCTATCAGACCCTCATCCGCGGGGCGCTCAAGGGCATGTTGAACACCCTGGATCCGCACAGTGAATATTTGGAGCCGGCCAAGTTTGAGGATTTGAAGAAGGACACCGAAGGGGCGTTTGGCGGGGTGGGGCTGGTGGTGACCACCAACCAGGGGGGGTTGACGGTGGTGGAGCCGATGGAGGACACCCCCGGCGCGCGGGCCGGGATTCTGCCCGGGGATGAGATTCTGAAGATTGACGGGCAAAGCACCGAGCGGATGGGATTCCAGGAGGCGGTGCAGCGGCTGCGGGGCAAGCCCGGCAGCGAAGTGGTGCTCACCATTCACCGGCCGTCCAGCGGGCAGGTGAGCGATTTCAAACTGCAGCGGGCGGAAATCAAGATTCACACGGTCAAAGATCTCCTCAACCGGCGCGAGTTTGTGCTGGGGCCGGACAAGATTGGTTACATCCGGCTGCTGCAGTTTGGCGAGCAGACGGCGGCGGATCTGGAGCAGGCGTTGCGGAAACTGGAGAGCCAGGGCATGCAGGCGCTGGTGCTGGATTTGCGCGACAACCCCGGGGGGCTGCTGGATCAGGCGGTGAAGGTGGCGGAAAAGTTCCTGCCGCCGCGCGCGCTGGTGGTTTCCACCGAGGGGCGCAATCCGGCGCATCGGAGCGAGTATCGCGCCGGCAGCCGGAACACGCATCCGCGGCTGCCCATGGTGGTGCTGGTGAATGATGCCAGCGCCAGCGCCTCCGAGATTGTGGCGGGCTGCCTGCAGGATTATCAGCGGGCCATCATCGTGGGCGAGCAGACTTTCGGCAAAGGCTCCGTGCAGAGCATTGTGCAACTCAATGACGGCTCCGCGCTGCGGCTGACCACCGCGAAGTATTACACCCCCAGCCACAAGGTCATTCACGAGCGCGGCATCAAGCCCGACATTGTGGTGCCGATGGGCGATCAGGCGTGGCGGGATTTGCAGCTTTTGCGCGCGCCGGGCGGGCTGGCGAATCTGAGCGAGGAGGAGGCCCAGCGCGTGCGGCAGACGCGCGATGTGCAGTTGGAGCGGGCCATGGACCTGCTGCGCGGCATTACGTTGTTCACCCGCAAGGAGGCCACCACGGGCAAGACCGCGATGAAATAA
- a CDS encoding radical SAM protein encodes MSEAAATPARLRAAGERARCLLMSLNTCRDPYAVFPLGLAHVDAALRQAGFATQWLDWQFEGEALASRLAGWNPDFVGISLRNIDDVLIQRQETFFDGLAGICQVIRRHSTARIVLGGSGFSIFPVELLSLSGAEYGLQGEAEETLPRLLELLLEGQDVAHLSGLVYRRGAEVVCNPPAHGAALERLPQPVRPAEEVRWYLEHSSMLNVQTQRGCAFRCCYCTYPLIEGRALRRRPAEEVAEEVAALQAAGARYFFVVDSVFNGAPEHAAAVCEALVRRRLQVPWGCFLRPAGLTAELTRLMARAGLRHVEFGTDSFSDTVLAEYGKHFDFGEVLEASRRVHEAGVDACHFLICGGPGETEETLEEGFANSQHLPAGVVLPVIGMRIYPRTPLHERAVREGLVERDTPLLAPRYYVAPGLSPERISGRLAEFARRSPRWITREAPPEFLALVERLRRRGAVGPLWSYYSWLSRFEAAAKSMGAVPPANAPPSVDIERGDKI; translated from the coding sequence ATGAGCGAAGCCGCCGCCACGCCCGCCCGACTGCGGGCTGCCGGGGAGCGCGCCCGCTGCCTGCTGATGAGTCTCAATACGTGCCGGGATCCCTACGCCGTGTTTCCGCTGGGGCTGGCGCATGTGGATGCCGCGCTGCGGCAGGCCGGTTTTGCCACGCAATGGCTGGACTGGCAATTTGAGGGCGAGGCGCTGGCGTCGCGGCTGGCGGGCTGGAATCCTGACTTTGTGGGCATTTCGTTGCGCAACATAGACGATGTGCTCATCCAGCGGCAGGAAACTTTTTTTGATGGGCTGGCCGGGATTTGTCAGGTGATCCGCCGGCACTCGACGGCCCGCATTGTGCTGGGGGGCAGCGGTTTTTCCATTTTTCCCGTCGAGCTGCTGTCCCTCAGCGGGGCGGAATACGGGTTGCAGGGCGAGGCGGAGGAAACGTTGCCGCGGCTGCTGGAGCTGCTGCTGGAGGGGCAGGACGTGGCGCATCTGTCCGGGCTGGTGTACCGGCGCGGCGCGGAAGTGGTTTGCAATCCCCCGGCGCACGGGGCGGCGCTGGAGCGCCTGCCGCAGCCGGTGCGTCCGGCGGAGGAGGTGCGGTGGTATTTGGAGCACAGCTCGATGCTGAATGTGCAGACGCAGCGGGGTTGCGCCTTTCGCTGCTGTTACTGCACGTATCCGCTGATTGAGGGCCGGGCGCTGCGGCGGCGGCCGGCCGAGGAGGTGGCGGAGGAGGTGGCCGCCCTGCAGGCGGCCGGCGCCCGTTATTTTTTTGTGGTGGACAGCGTGTTCAATGGAGCGCCGGAGCATGCCGCCGCCGTGTGCGAGGCGCTGGTGCGCCGGCGGCTGCAGGTGCCATGGGGTTGTTTTTTGCGGCCGGCGGGGCTGACGGCGGAATTGACCCGGCTGATGGCGCGGGCGGGGCTGCGCCATGTGGAGTTTGGCACGGACAGCTTCAGCGACACCGTGCTGGCGGAATATGGCAAGCACTTTGATTTTGGCGAGGTGCTGGAGGCCAGCCGGCGGGTGCACGAGGCGGGCGTGGATGCGTGCCATTTTTTGATTTGCGGCGGGCCGGGGGAGACGGAGGAGACGCTGGAGGAAGGCTTTGCGAATTCGCAGCATCTGCCGGCGGGGGTGGTGCTGCCGGTGATTGGGATGCGGATTTATCCGCGCACGCCGCTGCATGAGCGGGCCGTGCGGGAGGGGCTGGTGGAGCGGGATACGCCGCTGCTGGCGCCGCGGTATTATGTGGCGCCGGGGCTAAGCCCCGAGCGAATCAGCGGGCGGCTGGCGGAGTTTGCCCGGCGCTCGCCGCGATGGATTACGCGGGAGGCGCCCCCCGAGTTTCTGGCCCTGGTGGAGCGGCTGCGGCGGCGGGGGGCGGTGGGGCCGCTGTGGAGTTATTACTCCTGGCTGAGCCGGTTTGAGGCGGCGGCGAAAAGCATGGGGGCGGTGCCCCCGGCCAACGCGCCCCCCTCCGTGGATATTGAGCGGGGAGACAAGATTTAA
- a CDS encoding HDOD domain-containing protein produces MNERVLLAGPAFAGGLALESEDLGPSEAWQVQVAPSGTAALAALEQAAFDAVVVDGAIAEVDPRQLLRIAAERHPGSEIFLCADVSPDTAEAPPVGERWQLLAKPISAPVLSRALKRAFSFRTWLPSRAARELLHSVNILPSPPATYLKVLRALESPDSSLDTIGQIIAQDPAMTAKLLQLANSAAFGLQQQVADPTTAVMYLGLETTKALILLAHTFSYFEKLRPADFSLEVLWNHSLMTAHAARQLARAENLRGEAAAPYYTSGLLHDLGKLIYAANVPLKFSMAIRMARDYQQPLWQIEKNLLGASHAEMGAALLAIWGLPTEIVESVAFHHEPSRSERPGFTPVAAVHVANALVHEGGADSQGLPPAELDLDFLKARGWEARVDLWRRAVT; encoded by the coding sequence GTGAACGAACGCGTGTTACTCGCAGGCCCCGCCTTCGCCGGTGGCTTGGCGCTGGAAAGCGAAGACCTTGGCCCTTCAGAAGCCTGGCAGGTGCAGGTGGCCCCCTCCGGCACGGCCGCCCTGGCCGCCTTGGAGCAGGCGGCCTTTGATGCGGTGGTGGTGGATGGCGCCATCGCCGAGGTGGATCCCCGCCAGCTCCTGCGCATCGCGGCGGAGCGCCACCCGGGCAGCGAGATTTTCCTCTGCGCGGATGTCAGCCCCGACACTGCCGAAGCCCCCCCCGTGGGCGAACGCTGGCAGCTCCTGGCCAAGCCCATTTCCGCCCCCGTCCTGAGCCGGGCTTTGAAACGGGCCTTCTCCTTCCGGACCTGGCTGCCCAGCCGGGCCGCGCGGGAGCTGTTGCACAGTGTCAACATTCTCCCCAGCCCGCCGGCCACCTACCTGAAGGTGCTGCGCGCCCTGGAGTCACCGGACAGCTCGCTCGATACCATCGGCCAGATCATCGCCCAGGACCCCGCCATGACGGCCAAGCTTCTGCAACTGGCCAACAGCGCCGCCTTTGGCCTCCAGCAGCAGGTGGCCGATCCCACCACCGCCGTCATGTATCTGGGCCTCGAAACCACCAAGGCCCTCATCCTCCTGGCCCATACCTTCTCCTATTTCGAAAAATTGCGCCCCGCCGATTTCTCGCTCGAAGTGCTCTGGAATCACAGCCTCATGACCGCCCATGCCGCCCGCCAACTGGCCCGCGCCGAAAACCTCCGCGGCGAAGCCGCCGCCCCTTATTACACCAGCGGCCTGCTGCATGACCTGGGCAAATTGATTTACGCCGCCAATGTCCCCCTCAAGTTCAGCATGGCCATCCGCATGGCCCGCGATTACCAGCAACCCCTCTGGCAGATCGAAAAAAACCTCCTCGGCGCCTCCCATGCCGAAATGGGCGCGGCCCTGCTGGCCATTTGGGGGCTGCCCACCGAAATTGTCGAAAGCGTCGCTTTTCATCATGAACCCTCCCGCAGCGAGCGCCCCGGCTTCACCCCCGTCGCCGCCGTCCATGTGGCCAATGCCCTGGTGCACGAAGGCGGGGCCGACTCCCAAGGCCTCCCCCCGGCCGAATTAGACCTCGATTTCCTGAAGGCGCGCGGATGGGAAGCGCGGGTGGATCTCTGGCGGCGCGCCGTCACCTGA
- a CDS encoding class I SAM-dependent methyltransferase, with amino-acid sequence MKWSSFTPANLKEKARQGWRRWLAWRYALPAIELAELVPPDTPVAPPILDHICMPPHYYRHDHDDFTPLMQLARARQPAVIVELGTAHGNTTANLCRNCPRARVLTVNAPVEEMTGTVTTFGLRREEIGCVYRQHGFAPQVTQIYANTLHLDLAPHLGGQQVDLAIVDACHDTEYVLNDFHKLRPHLAPHGLILLHDTHPSMEDHLLGSYVACLKLRQQGFDVRWLRHTWWALWQPHWPVPPLRS; translated from the coding sequence ATGAAGTGGTCCAGCTTCACCCCCGCCAATCTCAAGGAGAAAGCCCGCCAGGGCTGGCGCCGCTGGCTGGCCTGGCGTTACGCCCTGCCAGCCATTGAGCTGGCTGAGCTGGTGCCCCCCGACACCCCCGTTGCACCCCCCATCCTGGACCACATCTGCATGCCGCCCCATTATTACCGGCATGACCATGACGATTTCACTCCCCTGATGCAACTGGCCCGCGCCCGGCAGCCGGCCGTCATCGTCGAGCTGGGCACCGCCCACGGCAACACCACCGCCAACCTGTGCCGCAACTGTCCCCGGGCGCGCGTGCTCACCGTCAACGCGCCCGTCGAGGAAATGACCGGCACCGTCACCACCTTCGGCCTGCGCCGCGAGGAAATCGGCTGCGTTTATCGCCAGCACGGTTTTGCGCCGCAGGTGACGCAAATTTACGCCAACACCCTCCACCTGGACCTGGCGCCCCACCTGGGCGGCCAGCAGGTGGATTTGGCCATCGTGGATGCCTGCCATGACACCGAATACGTGCTCAACGACTTTCACAAACTGCGCCCGCATCTGGCGCCACACGGCCTGATTTTGCTGCACGACACCCACCCCAGCATGGAAGACCATCTGCTGGGCAGTTACGTCGCCTGCCTCAAACTGCGGCAGCAGGGCTTTGATGTGCGCTGGCTGCGGCACACCTGGTGGGCCCTCTGGCAACCTCACTGGCCCGTGCCCCCTCTCCGCTCATGA
- a CDS encoding glycosyltransferase produces MSDPAPAPENPAPAESWVAVTAYFPPIVGGSSTVAANLISTFRPETVRVISERPATLGGRHSAEPPPGVAIRRFGLPAALHRLPFARYWIRWGRYGLVPAVRRAVLEAVAAGAQRIVAWYPSWPFLLAAAQAARLTRRPWYTYHMDAPVPWEQAVWPDRHFLRRRQLPLLQSATGRLVISEALAEDFTQRFGLSSTVIRHGLDLRLYPPADPPPTAADGPLRLVHTGVVEHLQYESLRRIIDAVARCPELRAQVILSTPNRREDLAACGLAQPHVQIVALPTPEVRALQRSASVLLAVLPFFGTVKALDLTAFPTKLVEYMAAGVPILVHAPPDSFLAQHVRRHHYAWLVDKPDEAALLTALKALQADVPLRRRLAQRARQTAEELYALPRVAQAFAQACGLAQTALKPDFR; encoded by the coding sequence ATGAGCGACCCCGCCCCCGCCCCTGAGAATCCGGCCCCCGCGGAGTCATGGGTGGCCGTGACCGCCTATTTCCCGCCCATCGTCGGCGGCTCGTCCACCGTGGCCGCCAATTTGATCTCCACCTTCCGCCCCGAAACCGTGCGGGTCATCAGCGAACGGCCTGCCACGCTGGGCGGACGCCACAGCGCCGAGCCGCCCCCGGGGGTGGCCATCCGCCGTTTTGGCCTCCCCGCCGCCCTGCATCGCCTGCCGTTTGCCCGCTACTGGATTCGCTGGGGCCGCTACGGCCTGGTGCCCGCCGTGCGGCGCGCCGTGCTGGAGGCCGTCGCGGCGGGGGCCCAACGCATCGTGGCTTGGTATCCAAGCTGGCCTTTTCTCCTGGCCGCCGCCCAGGCAGCGCGCCTGACCCGTCGGCCCTGGTACACCTATCACATGGATGCTCCCGTGCCGTGGGAACAGGCCGTCTGGCCGGACCGCCATTTCCTGCGCCGCCGCCAACTGCCCCTCCTGCAGTCCGCCACCGGGCGCCTGGTAATCTCGGAGGCCCTCGCCGAGGATTTCACCCAACGCTTCGGCCTGTCCTCCACGGTCATCCGCCATGGTCTGGACCTGCGGCTTTATCCCCCCGCCGACCCGCCCCCCACGGCGGCCGACGGCCCGTTGCGCCTGGTCCACACCGGCGTGGTGGAGCATTTGCAATACGAAAGCCTGCGCCGCATCATTGACGCTGTGGCCCGCTGCCCCGAGCTGCGCGCCCAGGTCATCCTCAGCACGCCCAACCGCCGCGAAGATTTGGCCGCCTGCGGCCTGGCCCAGCCCCATGTGCAGATCGTGGCGCTGCCCACACCCGAGGTCCGCGCCTTGCAGCGCAGCGCCTCCGTGCTGCTCGCCGTGCTCCCCTTCTTCGGCACAGTGAAAGCGCTGGATTTAACGGCCTTCCCCACCAAATTGGTGGAATACATGGCCGCCGGCGTCCCCATCCTCGTGCACGCGCCGCCCGACAGCTTCCTGGCCCAACACGTGCGCCGCCATCATTATGCCTGGCTGGTGGACAAACCCGATGAAGCCGCCCTGCTGACGGCCTTGAAGGCCCTCCAGGCCGATGTGCCCCTCCGCCGCCGGCTGGCGCAGCGTGCCCGGCAGACGGCGGAGGAGCTTTACGCCCTCCCCCGCGTGGCGCAAGCCTTTGCACAGGCGTGCGGCCTGGCGCAAACCGCCCTGAAGCCCGACTTCCGTTGA